One Hemitrygon akajei chromosome 14, sHemAka1.3, whole genome shotgun sequence genomic window, agccatgatcacatggtAGAGCATActtaatgagccaaatggcctaattctattcctatgtcttatggtctgtagTGAAATCTGAGTAGCCAACGAGTCTGAAAACATTCAGCTTCTAGGTGTCAGGTAGTAGTGAGATAAAGGAGATTTGTTGGCGGCTGCTGAGCTTCACTGCCttggaaaaagtattcagcccccatcCCTTTGTTCATATAGATGAGTATTAcctgggattttgatcaatttaactgatttcttgtgtgaatcacatgctcctttttcacTGTAGAGCCCAAAagagaaaattgtaaagcatgagaaattaaaaattcaaaaactgaaatgttagcAGTTCAAAATGAACTACCTCTTCTAGCAATTACAGTTAGTAGTCTTTTtgaataagtctctattagctttgcacaacataatagagcaagatttgcccattcctacttacaaaattgctcaagttgtactaggttagttggggagtggtggtggATGGCAATCCATGGTTGCTCTAGCAGTAATCTTTCGGTTGTTGTCCTGTTCAAAGACAAACTTTCTCTACAGTTTAAGCTTTCGGGCAGGGGCTAGCagatttttatccaggatctctatttagtagcattcatcttcccatcactcTTGACCAAATTTCTAGTCCCtggtgctgaaaagcatccccatagcatgatgctacctccaccatacttgaCAGTAGtcatggtgttacctggcttgtGCAGTATCAGATTTACACCATATGTACCACATAtatatccttgcccataaagactgCAAACTGTCACttggaagatactgtaaagatgtagaAGGCCTTGTGGTCACATGAGACTAAAAGGGGacattttggcctcaacactaagtggtaTGTGTGGAATAAagatctcaagattgctgtccaatGTGTGGCATAGATGGCAATTTTGCAAATCGGAAATACAGTGCCTTATGAAGCACCACATGTATGTGAGAAGCTGAGTATTGGAGCAATGAGTAATTTGTTTAACATGACCTCCCACTTGCAGCAGCTGTAGCATAGAGATAGTTTGCACCCCAAAATGTCATCCTCCAAcctacgatgttgtgccaacctataACTCCATCTTGAATGTAGAGTCAGTAAATTATCCTGATTTTAGTTGGCTCAGATCACCATAGAGGAGGTATGTCTAATGAAAAGAGTTCCAATTTTGCATTTTGAGAAATCAATTGTAATTCTGATTCTTCATGCCGCACCTCAACAAGCACTGTTCCAGTAGTTTAGACTTTCTGATCTAAGTTTATCTAATTTTATTAACTACTGCAAGAACCCCTCTGTGTAGCATTTAGAGAGCAAAAGAGAGCTAGAATTACCTTGGTATGGTGAACCTCTGATATTCTAGTACTTTGATGGAACTGGGCAAATAGATCTTCCACATTACTGGATGCAATTATTAATAGCCAAATTCTCTTTACATATGATGTTCTTGTGAAGTCCATGAGTTTAACGAGATCAGGAACTACAGAAGCATTCCGGACccaacttagaacatagaaaagtgtACTTTTGTCTGGGCAaaagttttcattgcacctgtatgtACAACTACtcatgtatatgacaataaattcgATTTGAGGCGTCCTCATGCCCATCTTCATTCCTTCTGCACACCCGGCCCCTGGTCCAGGCCTGCTGCACTCTCAACTCCCAGATTTGGCCACATTCACCCTCTTGCAGCATGAACCCCAGATGACATTCCGGACCAATGAATGAGCCAGACACGGATTTCCAAACAATCCGACACGGGATTATTGGAGTATCTTGCAAAATTTGCAGCACTTTTATGGCCATGAAATATGACATGCCCCAGAAATTCAGATTACTGATAGTTATAAACTGGAATGACGATGACAATCTAGTGAAGAGATCTACTGCTTCTCTCCGTATTTTCATGTGTTTAAAGTTAACAGTTTTACATACCTCTGCGTGCAGTGAATTTGCGGAACGTTTGCGAATGTTCTTGGCATTTTCCGCCCGTCTAATTGCAGCCAGGAATAAGGCCTTTGCTTCTAATAGGGTTAATGGTCTGTCAGTTTGGTTTCTGGTTTCTAATaggtaaaaaaaaatgctgttGTTGGGTATGCAAGGCAGAACTCGTACCACTAACGGGtcaacacaagaaaataggagcgGGAGGTGACCATTCGGTTCCTCAAGCTCACCCCGCTATTCAATATAATTTCTAATGCAATACCAAACTGTAAAATACAAAGCATCTTTGAGATATTGCGACCGTTCTaccatcgctgtctggtatgggggggggggggagggggcagggagtgGCTACCGCACAAGATCGAAATAAATTgcagaaacatgtaaaattagtcagcttcgtagtatccaagacaccttcaaggagcggtgccttcgGAAAGCGGCGTCCTGCACCCAGGGGATGACTTCTCGTTACGGACAGGACGGAGGTACAGAGTACACACTCTCAGCGATTCAGCAGTAAGTTGTCCCCCGCGCCGTCCGATTCCTAAATTGacatttaacccatgaacactatctcactacctttttaattttttttcttctttgcactacttattttaacaactatttaatagacatatatatacttaatgtaattcagctTTTCTCCATTTATTTGTTATGTATttgattgtactgctgccataaagttaacgaATTTGACGCACATaccggtgatactaaacctgattctgcctcTTACCGGTATCTATGTTTTCAGTGGGAACATTTTCTTCTTCATTTTCCGCTATGAACCGCCGcccctctgtaaaaaaaaaagcacaaatttGAACGGAGGACCTATTATGTCATTACTCTGCCTTTCATTGCGAATTTAAGACCCTACTGAACGTGAACCTAGTTGTTTAACTGTTGGTCAATGACTGTGAGAAATGACCTCTTTGCCGGCAAGACTGACGATCACTTGGCAAGAAATCTGACCCGAGCTTACATCGGAGCAGTCTGCTTCCTTCCTCAATTGCATTCAGTTGTGTTGATGCTCGGGGAGTGCGGATTACAAAAAAAATACTCTTTGGAGTGTTTAAATTTATGTAATAACCTTCAATGCTTTGGGCTCAACGAAGCCACTTCACGCCAAAGAATTATTTTTATGTGCTTACTATTTTGTAGGTCATCCCGAGTACACAGTAAATCTAACCTAGTCCTACTCCTCATTAAATAATTGATTACTGCAAACTATTTGGGATCTGCTGTGAATTAATGGCGTATATACATTAAAGTTAATTATATAAATAATCACAAGCACTCCATTTCAACTCATCGGGTCCTCTACAAACACTCTAAGCCTCCCATCTCCAGACCCCAACACTCCGTAGATATCGAGAGGCAATAATACCACTCCCGGGCCTTGTACTTTTTTATTGTTATGCGTTCCAAGTGAAGGCATAAGATCCAAGTAGTCCTCACTTACCAAGTTTATTTCAACAACTTTAATTACCTGTTCCATATTGAaacaaagaataaatataaaatgccATAATTACTTAAATCCCCATTAAACAAGTACCAGCTTGGATTCTGGCTCAATTAACCGAAGAGAATACGACCGCAGGTTTGACTTACGTGAGCCTTTTAGATACAGCTTTGCTTGAGGTGTCCAGTTACGCCTCCAAAACTGAGCCTATTCAACAAGAAGCGTAATCTCGTCAGTTTTAGCGATAAATGCGGAGCGGAAGCATAAAGCGCGGAACCGGAGTCGAATTCGTTTAAAATAACCCAGGATTGAGCAGATCAAGAACTGGGCCAATACCTGTGGCACGCTGCTGGACTGTACGAAGAGCGAAGATGCAAAGAACAAGAAGAGAGTGAGAATCGTGGCAGTCCCCAGACCCTGCATAGCAAAACGCAGCTCAGTAAGTAACTTGGCACAATCTTTTCTGCAACCGCACCTCAACATTTTTTAAGAAGTGCAATTCTGTTTAGCTTACGTCGGTAAACTTTGCAtttctccgtcgctccaatgaGCATTTGTATTACTTCGAGTCTCACCTATGGGAAGTTATATGTACAGCCAAGGAACAGACAACTGCCTCAATGTTTGTCTGGTGCCGTGGCTCTATATTCAGCAACCATCAGGTTAGACCCGATTAAATCATTTCCCAAGGAGACGGAATAATCGGTACAATGGAGCAGCCGTCTGCAAGCGCCACttgcagctcactcaccttcatAGTTCTTTAAATCCTTCAAGGTTTGATAGCAGAtcaagttgtgttttttttttccctgagAGCGGCGTGCACTCTTTAAATACTcgacctttttttttaaagagcgaCCACTTGTCAATCTTGGAGATGGAGGAGATGAAGCCAAAAGGGAAGAACCAAACGGAGGTGTGGCGGAGCATCAACGAATGAGGGACATCAGCGAGGAGCCAAAGATAACCATTTTAGCCCGGCAGCCTTCTCGATGTTTTAGTCTTTTGCCTAACTCCCTCAGCAACATCAGTGCTTGTCTCCTGACTTGGAGAGAGGGGACTGACAAACGAAAGCTGAGTATTGCGCAGGATGTTCGAATACTTGTTTCAGTACACTGACGTGACAGAACAGGACTCTCCAGTTGAAGCAAATCCTGATTTTGATTACTGTAAACTTAAAACAGCAAACGGTGGAGGTGCTCAGCATTTGTGAAGTTAATCAGCCTTGCCCTTGTTTGCTTTCTAACTGAACTCAGTCTGGGCAACCGACAAATAAACTTTCATTTTAACTCGTGTTCTAACTTACATCTTTTATAATTGTTGTAGTGCATTCAGGACCCTTAAGGGTGAAGCAGTGAGGATGAGCTTcctctacctattaaatgttcccaatacgCTACATCTCGAATAGACCTGGgcaactaagtccagctcctggccttcacatgaggCTTAGCTATTAAACCCAGTAGcatcgtttctactgacaggaacacgaggaaatctgcagatgctggacattcaaacaacacacacaaaaagagccacttttcaacataattgtataaaggctaagagtgttgtaacaaggtggatgaactgaatgtgcagttattaatgaatatgatatagttgggatcacagagacatggctccagggtgaccaaggatgggagctcaacatccagggatattcaatattcaggagggatagacaggaaagaaaaggaggtggggtagctttgctggttagagaggagattaatgcaatagaaaggaacgacattagcctggaggatgtggaatcgatatgggtagagctgcataacactaaggggcagaaaacactggtgggagttgtgtacaggccacctaacagtagtagtgaggttggggatggcattaaacaggaaattagaaatgcgtgcaataaaggaacagtagttataatgggtgacttcaatctacatatagattgggtgaaccaaattggtaagggtgctgaggaagaggatttcttggaatgtatgcgggatggttttctgaaccaacatgtcgaggaaccatctagagagcaggccattctagattgtgtattgagcaatgaggaagggttagttagcaatcttgtcgtgcgagaccccttgggta contains:
- the spx gene encoding spexin prohormone 1 isoform X3, with translation MKAQFWRRNWTPQAKLYLKGSQGRRFIAENEEENVPTENIDTETRNQTDRPLTLLEAKALFLAAIRRAENAKNIRKRSANSLHAEHSRTWYYGDGKSGH
- the spx gene encoding spexin prohormone 1 isoform X2, with amino-acid sequence MKGLGTATILTLFLFFASSLFVQSSSVPQAQFWRRNWTPQAKLYLKGSQGRRFIAENEEENVPTENIDTETRNQTDRPLTLLEAKALFLAAIRRAENAKNIRKRSANSLHAEIRKRKVKQ
- the spx gene encoding spexin prohormone 1 isoform X1: MKGLGTATILTLFLFFASSLFVQSSSVPQAQFWRRNWTPQAKLYLKGSQGRRFIAENEEENVPTENIDTETRNQTDRPLTLLEAKALFLAAIRRAENAKNIRKRSANSLHAEHSRTWYYGDGKSGH